The DNA region TTGTGGATAATACAACCTGCTTTCCAAAAACGTTGCTGAATTTTGACAAACTTTCCTAGGTGTTTGCCCAGGGCcaagcttttttattttctgtaaagatTAAGTTGTGCTCACTGCCCTCTAGTGGTAACTTGCTTAAGCTTAAGATAAAAAGTTTTTCCTCTGGTGGTTGGGAAAGTCGGTGATTTGTATTGGCTTGGTTTTCCAAATTATTTATTCTGAAGAAGCTGGTTATTCCAGCCTGTGTGCAGGTCCAGCTTGAGTTTGCCAGGTTCTGCGTGTCTCAGACTTGTTGGGAGAGCGGACAGCTGCCCGTTGGTTTCAGTCTATTAAATGGTCCTGTGATCGAGGTAGATGAAGAACTGAATCTTTAACAGTGAACTCTGCTGTGCTCAGAAAAAAATCTGATGCACACGTGCTTTAATACTGCAGGCAACCTCAAAGCAACATTTGGCATGTTTTTAGCCAATACctcatataaaaattattttatactttccAAAAATGCTTCTATCAAGAATCTTTAAGAGTCAGCTCGCCCTGTTCACATACTTGAGCCATCTTCTTAcatgaattatttttgtttctgttttaagataaaaatgatgatggaggaaaaataaagcatCTTACATCCTCAAGAGAATGTAGTTATTGTGGAAAGTTTTTCCGTTCAAATTATTACCTCAATATTCATCTCAGAACACATACAGGTAAGGAACTTCTTAGATTTGTTTACAGCATGTATTAGTTCAGAGGATTATGATGTAGTTCtgtgtctgatttattttattttatttttttaattttttgctttatagcaaatttaatcagttatacatatacatatgttcccatatcccctcccttttgcgtctccctcccaccctccctatcccacccctccaggcggtcacaaagcaccgagctgatctccctgtgctatgcggctgcttcccactagctatctaccttacgtttggtagtgtatatatgtccatgcctctctctcacttcgtcccagcttacccttccccctccccatatcctcaagtccattctctagtaggtctgtgtctgtattcctgtcttactcctatgttcttcatgacattttttcccttaaattccatatatatgtgtcagcatagagtatttgtctttctctttctgacttacttcactctgtatgacagactctaggtccatccacctcattacaaatagctcaatttcatttctttttatggctgagtaatattccattgtatatatgtgccacatcttgttgTGTTATTCAGATATTCTGCTAGATCCTTGGACTAGCTTAAGGATATATGTGTAGTCTGTTGATTGTAGCTGTCATTTTGATTCCTTTAGTGTCATTGTAACTTGAACTGTTCTTGTTGTGAAGTTAATTTCTCCTTTATCCTAACTCTCATTAAAAcctctttaacattttttaatgccACAGCTCTTTCGcattaatttttatgatttaGAATGCaatgaatatatttaacaatcattaatttatttttaagtttattttaattaattaattttgggggggCCGTGCCAcacgtcttgtgggatcttagttccccgaccagggattgaacatgcgGCCTCGGCGGTGAAAgcgcgaagtcctaaccactggaccgccagggaattcccagtaatCTTTTCTTTAGGCTGTAGAAGCAGCTGTAACATAATGGTTTAGGAGGCTGTGTGGACTTGAATTTGCATCTCTTCTGCTCACTGGCGTACaaccttaggcaaattacttaactcttCTGCGCTCCCATTTTCTTAGCTGTAGAAGTGGGATAATATTCACTCCCGTAGggctgttatgaagattaaatgagataattttaaagtgtgcttttaaattttttaaattaaagacgTGTTCAcgttttcaaatatttggggtAGAAAGGGTGATGAAGCAAACAACTCATGACAGATCCTGGATGTGAAGATTAATAGacaagaagggaaaaggaaaggaccccattttctctgtcttatttgttTCGATGCCTTTCATAAACTTCTGTAATAGAGTGACATTTCTTGTTTTAGGTGAAAAACCATACAAATGTGAATTTTGTGACTATGCTGCAGCCCAGAAGACCTCTCTGCGGTATCACCTGGAGAGACATCACAAGGACAAGCAGACTGATGCTGCTGCTGAAGTCAGGAACGAGGGGAAAAACCAGGAGACGGAAGATGCACTTCTAACCGCTGACAGTGCGCAAACCAAAAATCTGAAAAGATGTTCTGATGGTGCCAAAGATGTTAAAGGCAGCCCATCTTCAAAGCAACTGAAGGGGATGGCCCCTGCCTTTCAGAACATTCTGGGCAGTGCTGTCCTCTTAGCAGTACACAAAGATACTCAGGATTTCAGTAAAAACGCAGCTGATGACAGTGCCGATAAACTGAGCAAAAATCCTGCCTCTGCTTATTTGGACGTGTTAAAAAAGAGATCAGCAGTTGAACCTCAGGCACACAACCTCACTTGCAGAACAGAAGTGGACGTGGCCCCTCACCCAGACGGCCGGGCGGCCCATCACGTCCAGGTCGGCCACAGAGAGAAGAAAGCGGAGGTCGATGCCGACTGTCAGGAAAAGCCCTTAAACTTATCCCTCAGGGCTTCCCACTGCTGCCCGGCAgcttctttgggtaaaagtgtgACCACGAGTACCACCTGCCCGTTCTGCACCTTCAAGACATTTTATCCAGAGGTTCTAACGATGCACCAGAGACTAGAGCATAAGTACAACCCAGACAGCCACAGGAACTGTCGGAACAAGTCTCTGCTTCGAAGTCGACGGACCGGATGCCCCCCAGCTTTACTGGGGAAAGATGTGCCTCCCCTGTCGAATCCCTACAAGCCCAAGCCCAGGCCCGCCTTCCCAGCGCAGCCCAGACCCGTGCCGTCCGAGAAAGCGAAGCCCACCCCCCCGGGGCCCGGCAAAGCCCCTCTGACTTCAGGGATCGACTCCAGCACTTTAGCCCCCAGCAACCTGAAGTCCCACCGGTCGCCGCAGAGCCTCGGGGGGCCGGGGGCCGCGGCCCGGCAGCCGCCTTCCGAGATGTTCGCCAAAGCCAGCGCAACcctggccccggccccggccccagccgcGGATAAAGCCAAGCGGCTGGAGACCAAGCCCAAGCCTCAGCCTCCTGCCGGGGCCCCGGCCCAGTCCGCCTCGGGCGCCGCCCTCAATGGCTATAGCGACCACAACCCCAGGAATGACGGCCTCTGGGCGCCGCCGGCCCGGGACTACTTCTGCGGCCGCGGCGCCGAGCCGGACGAGCCGCTCCCCAAACGGGCGAGGGTCGGGGCCCCGGCCCTCGACGGGGACCAACCCGGCCCCCACTACCGGCGGCCCTTCGACCTCCCCAAGTTCCATGTGGTGCGTGGCCTCACGTCGCTGCTGCCCCCCGAGTGCGCGTGCCCGCCGCCCACCGCGCTGCCTGCGCGGCCCCGCTTCTTGGCCACCGGTGAGGCGGACGCGGCCGTGCTGCCCGCGCAGAAGCCCTTCGCTGCAGCCGGAGCTCTGTTCCCCTGCGGCCCCGCGGCCCCTGCGGCCGGGTCGGCGCTGGAAGGTGGGTGTCCTGGAGGTGGGGGCTTCCGGGAGGGCGAGACGTTCCGAGACAGGGCAGTGGTTCGGGGCCCCCAAGCTCAGCCCTGCAGGACGAAAGCTTATTCCCCAGTGTTTCATTTCgctcttttaatttaattttctccctGGTTGGGAGGATGGTGGAAAGCGCTTGAGGACCCAGGAGTCtgatgtcaggtgtcatttacGCCCGCTCACCTGACTTCATCGTGGTCTAGTTTTCTCCTTTGCGCGTGTGTGTTGCGTCCAGcgctccagcccagcccagcccagcccagcctgggaggTGGGAGCCCGGAGGTGGGGTACTTCTGTCCAGGTCTCACCACCCCTACTAGACTGTGAACTCACTCAGGGCAGAAAATGCGTTTTATGTAACTTTGATATGTAACCCTGTCAGGTGCCCGGCACAGGGCGGTGCCaggggtgctcagtaaatacccaTGAGGGTCCTTGATCCACCAGAGCAGAAGGCTAAGAACTGCTGGTTAAACCATCTTTTGAACAGCTTGATGTTCAGACTTACAGAACCGTACTGCCTTCTTTAgcctttgttaaatatttaagtgAATTGTAAAAAGCACAGTTTTTCCCCATATTGTCCATGACGCTGGTAGATACTTTGGTGTCTTTAATGCCCTTGCATTAAACCCATGACAGTTTCATAGAGGTGTCTGACACATACCTGTGCCTGCAAAAAAGTAGATCAGAGTGTCGTGGGGACCTGTCCCCCTTGGAAAACGTGATGAAACCAACATGCCTTCTTTAGTCGGATATAAACTCTGCAGGTTTGTCCGCCCCAAAGGGACAAATCCATTTTGAACCTCTCAGTTtgtatttatttcaaattaaagaTTCTGTGTGGTGACAATGCTCTGTCAACAAGGATGGCTTGATGCCAGTTGATCTGGTAGGGacagcaaattaaaaaacaattgctTTCATACAATCCAGTGACTTTTATAAAAATTCTGATGAAGAGATCATTTTTGCTGCCTTTTGATTAGAAGcgtccctttttttccccctccttggCACTTAAAATGGACATGAGTCATAACTGTGTCTTTACTTGAAGAGAAAAGGCTCTGTGTTGCAAGTAAAtcagtctttttttccctcctcctccacaCAGTTTTGGTTCATGATACACAAAGGTTTAAAATCCTTATGCTGCTGTTTCcttttagctttttaatttttactaatgACCACCTAGCACTTAGATAATTTTAGCTTTAGTGACTTAAAATTCTGTGCTAAGAAATGTCCTCatggcatttaaaaacatttcacctTGTAAGTAACTTTATAACATGTATGCATCTTATGTGTTCTGGTCACATTATCAGTTAGGAATTTTGAAAATTGACTTCTAACATCCCACACACATCTTACCTAACTGTTGAACTTAATTCTAAATGcccttttatgctttttttttcaatcaggAAAAAGGCCTGTGTCCTATCAACACTTATCTAGCAGCATGCTACAGAAGAGGAACTATGAGAATTTTACTGGGAACGCACATTATCGACCAAATGACAAAAAAACTTGATTTCCTATTTTGGGGATGAAAGGTGAGCACATAATGTATTGATTTTACTTAATTGAAAATAAACCATCTAGCTTATCcagtataataataaaaagtaaaactgctTTGAATTTGACTTTTGAAGTGTCTTAAAACAGAGTCCTCCCGGTCTCTGCATATCAGCGGCGATGATAATGGTAAAAACAACAATAGCAACTGGAAGTTACTAAGCATTTGTTTCATGCCAGGCGTTGAGTGAAGTGTTTTATCGCCatcagctcatttaatcctccttaCAGCATCAGGTCAGGGGTTAGCCAACTGCCCGCCACCTgtttttgtcaataaagttttattggcacacagccacatCCATTCCTTTACGTATTGTCTGTGACTGCTTGGTGCCACAGCAGCAGAGGTGGGTAGTTGTGACAGGGACTTCATGGCCTGCAAAGCTGAGAATATtaactgtctggccctttacagaaaaagtttgctgatccctgggtTAGGAGATCCtgtgcccactttacagatgtggagaCTGGGACTTGGATTATGTAACTTGCCCAGCGCCTTACTCTGCCTACTTTTGGTTGTAGGTCTGCACGGTCAAGGCCTGTGCCCCAACCCTCCAGTTTAAGAGCTTGTTCAAAGCCTTTATAAATCCTTATctgttgggggtggggagtgggacaGAGCAAGTAGGTTTATTTCGACTTGTTGGTTCACATGGCAAATGTATCTAACGGTAGCTACCCCAAAGCCTCAGTGTTCTTGGAGCTGTACACGTGTTAGTTTAGTTACTTCCAAGTTTGGGCAGAGGGCATGATGTCTGTGTGAGAGTCACACTAGGACGCTTTTAACAATAAATTGAGTGGAAAGATTGGGGCTCATGGACTGATGTAGTTCCCTCCCAGATAACTCTTGTCCTGTCAAACCACCACCATATCCCCATGGAGCAGACTTTTGACTGAGTGCCTGCTAGATCTAGGTACAGAGATAAAGACTTACGGACCAGGGCAGAATTTCTCCTCCTGTTTTCACTGGGACACATGGGGCCCGTCAGCCTCTGCGGCTCTACATCCTTCTCTCCCGCTCAGGTGATGCCAGTGGTGTGAGACTGGTGTCATCACAGGAATGAGATTAGATACACTCTGCCTTAAAACATGAAAACAGCAAATTTATAGGTTGTAAGCAACAGATTGTTTGCACTGCATGTAACAGCAGGTGGGAACCGTCCTGTTTACCCAGCTCGGCCTCTTCCTGCAGCCTCTGGGCTACTCTGCTTGCATTTCTCTCTTCCCGGGAACATCCTTCCTGCACCCTCTTTGCCAAACAACCTCGTTCTGAGACTTCAGGACCAGCTCACATATCATCTCTGCAGAATGTTTGCCgggaactggggcttccctgtttGTGTTCCGTCTGAGCTGTGGTTCTTACCCGTTTGTGCCCATCTTACCTGTGCATCGGGCTTCCACTCCAAACTAAGCTGAGGAGGAGTCTCCTTCATTCAGTGGCTGGCCCATCGCTGGGAATTTCAGCCATACAACTTGATAGGTGTTGGCTGAACAAATACTGTTACACTCTGTGCCATGATTTTCCCTTTCATAGGGTATAAACTTCCAGAGTTTCTTATAGGTGGCAGTTGCCTTTGGCAACTGTGTCAGATACAAATTCTGGTTCTTGGTTAACTCATCTTCATTAAATCACTGTTAAGTATATATTAGCACCCCCTAAATAGtgcagcttttatttatttagactccCGAGACTTTGGTCACAAAATTTAAGCTTAAATGGAACCCACTGCATTTCTAGATCCCTTtagctctatttatttattatactttttttttcttttttaaggtttttgtAAACTGTATTTAGTTTTATCCTAATCATTTTTAAacctttcccccccacccctccttagGTCTTGATGGATATAAATGTGTACTCTCCATGAAATTGAATTAGTTCATCTTTTGAAAAAGCAGATGGTGAAAGCTACTGAAATAAGCTGTGATTGTACTGtacatataacatataaagaACACTACGGTTTTGTAAAGTTGTTCTGTTAACGTTTGTACCAAATAGCAATAAAAACTATAGTTGGAACAGTTGGGTTGTACACAAATGGAGACCGGACATCTCTATTTTGCcctgaataatattttttttagaattgaCCAAATAAGAAGTGGAGTTTTTTTGCATACTTGAGCGCTGCTGAAAAGAAGTCATTTgggctgggggggtgggatggggagaaagTATATAACGCTTGCACCTCAGGTAAAACTGTAAATATATGTTGTAAACCTGCTTGTTTAAAACTGTGTGTATTCTTTTCTCTAATGTTGCTCATCACTTTGAGCATGTTTCTGCTACTTGTcctctttcatttaaaatgtatgttttttaaaaaagaatttctcaATGATTTGTATTATGTTAAATCCTCCACAGTCTGTTGTCTTAACAGAATTGTTAACAGAAGCATTGACCCCCTATGAATATGTGCTGCATGTATGGAGATCAGCCATTCTGAATTTGGTGCCCTTTTACTGCAAATTTCAGTATGTCATCTGAGGAAGACGCAGATCCACAGCCCTTTTCTGAGGGAATGGCATGGTTTGTGGGATTTTTAAGTGTGTGTATCTACAGGGAAACATTTCCTCTGTAGGCCAGCCACACATTGAATAAGCATACCAAATCGTATGTGGAGTtacttaaatttgttttctatcaaatttatcatttttgttgGACAGTTCCTGGGTTTTTCTGGCATTTGCCTAaattcatatataaatacataaacactaAATTGTACATGTGAATTATATGTATattggaaacaattttaaaagaaatgaaagtttcGGGGTAAATTTTAGGTTTGCATTTGGAAGTCTTGGTGTGTCTGGCATTTGGGTTAACTGTGGACACACTCAGGTTAATTACAGACACATGGATTTTGCAGGAGTGTGTGCTGGCCAAGTTTTCTGGTACTCAGGGGAGAGGTGATCTGTTTTGAGACCTCAGTTGTCTTCCCATTTTTGGTTGTTTTGAAGCAGCGGCGTTTTTCTCAGTGTACATGCAATTTGGGTTTTAATGAGAGGCTAGCCACCAGCTGGCTTACTAGATGTTTTAAACTTCTGTTCTCTTAATCCGCCGTCCATGGCTGAGTGTATTCTGCAGTACCTGGGTTTAGCGACCACAAAATACTTCATTAACAAAactgtttcaaaaataaatttgcaCTGTTAATTTTTCTTGCCCTGCCCTTCTCCATTAGAGCAAGGGTAATGTCCTCAAAGAATCctgatgtttttttgtttgttttcattatgcAACATGACACCTACTCGATAGAAAAGTCTTAACTCCCAGGTGAAAAGGGAGACCTGGTTTGAGATCAGTCTGCTGGCATCATGAAGTGCTTTGTATCAGGAAAGTGTACACTATTTACCTTTCTTCCTGTTCACAAGCTGAGCCATATGTACATAATctagatttttgttttcatagtttTGCACTTTTATAGCCTACTTTTGAAGATTAACACATTTGCAAGATGATTGACCTGATCCTTACCTAATCCAATGAGTGTTACAGAAAGCTTGCTGTGATGATAAATATAAATCTTAAAACGGGATACATGATGATAGAGGGCTGAAATTtaaatctgtatttaaaaaaaaaatcaccaaatctATTTGAAAACAAGTCAATTCGTGTTATGCTGAAATTTTGGGGGGCTTTCAGATTTCTCCTTTTTAACCACATTTCTGAGTGCATAAaaatatcagttttttttttctttccacagcCCTTGTAttccaaaatatgttttttttttttttttttttttggtccatcaGTATTAACTATTGGGATACTActggttttgtgtgtttttttccttggAGACAACAGTACATATCCTAGAGGTACAATCTGTTGGagttttgtttatgtatttatttcattccagtttgatttattttaattgttgATACTTAAGTTGTCAAACCGTAGACattacttgttttatttatgaTATATTTCAGCTTAAAGTTATGTTATTATATGTGGATGTAAATATAGATTTGGTGTTTTGCAGTCTTGGGCTTTGGTCTTTATTGTGTCCCtgctttctgattttgttttaactttttataaatgtaattttagaCATACACAATAATAGATTAGTATAATGAGTCCCCATGTGCTCGCCAGCGACACTTTGCCAGTCTCTTTGTGATTCCCCACCCCTTTCctgagtattttaaagcaaatcttaGACATGATTTAATTTCATTCCTCAGATACTTCTAAGTATCTCTAACAGATAAGGGCTTTTCCTGATCACACCTAAGTAAACGGAAAACGATTTCTCATAACTGACCTCCATGTCTGTCTGCATTCCCTGGTTGTCTCAGAAACATCTTCTGACAACTGGTAAGTTGCAGTCAGGATCCAAACAAGATCCACTTACTTGGTTTAGTTGATAGGTTTCTTAACCCGATTTTCATCTTAACCTTCtacccccgacacacacacacacacacacagttcatgacattttatttattgaagaaactgggtcatttgtcctATAGAAGTTCTCACTTTCTTGTTTGGGTTTATTGCATATTTGTGGTTTCATCTAACCTGTGTCTCCAGCCTCTATATGTAGTCCTATAAACGGGTAAATAAAAGTCTAGAGGTTTAAAGTAGATCTCAATTTTGGGGAGGTGGGGGCTTCTTCATCCCATCGCACTTCAACTGCATCA from Mesoplodon densirostris isolate mMesDen1 chromosome 16, mMesDen1 primary haplotype, whole genome shotgun sequence includes:
- the ZNF217 gene encoding zinc finger protein 217 — its product is MPTQSLLMYMDGPEVIGNSLGTQMEIDDAMTIKGTTAVPFRATQEKNIIQIEGYMPLDCMFCSQTFTHSEDLNKHVLMQHRPILCEPAVLRVEAEYLSPLDKVQVRTEPPKDKNCKENEELSCEVCGQTFRVAFDVEIHMKKHKDSFTYGCNVCGRRFKEPWFLKNHMRTHTGKSGAKSRPQPGLESPATINEVVQEHAAESVSSPYKICMVCGFLFPNKESLIDHRKMHTKDTASGTRSSQTDTQQEGMLSPGEELLQFLNLRPRSHPEIAKKPAKWIPQLDPFTTYQAWQLATKGKVAVCREVKEQPGQEGSTDNDESCSDKEELGDIWNANKSHPEGSGKSKTSKSGCPGLSQDKEKPRHPAGEVPSVDADPKSASNKEKPTHCSECGKAFRTYHQLVLHSRVHKKDRRAEAESLPMSVDGRQPRTCSLDLPPTLEDNGAIDREGGSEDGSEDGLPEGLHLDKNDDGGKIKHLTSSRECSYCGKFFRSNYYLNIHLRTHTGEKPYKCEFCDYAAAQKTSLRYHLERHHKDKQTDAAAEVRNEGKNQETEDALLTADSAQTKNLKRCSDGAKDVKGSPSSKQLKGMAPAFQNILGSAVLLAVHKDTQDFSKNAADDSADKLSKNPASAYLDVLKKRSAVEPQAHNLTCRTEVDVAPHPDGRAAHHVQVGHREKKAEVDADCQEKPLNLSLRASHCCPAASLGKSVTTSTTCPFCTFKTFYPEVLTMHQRLEHKYNPDSHRNCRNKSLLRSRRTGCPPALLGKDVPPLSNPYKPKPRPAFPAQPRPVPSEKAKPTPPGPGKAPLTSGIDSSTLAPSNLKSHRSPQSLGGPGAAARQPPSEMFAKASATLAPAPAPAADKAKRLETKPKPQPPAGAPAQSASGAALNGYSDHNPRNDGLWAPPARDYFCGRGAEPDEPLPKRARVGAPALDGDQPGPHYRRPFDLPKFHVVRGLTSLLPPECACPPPTALPARPRFLATGEADAAVLPAQKPFAAAGALFPCGPAAPAAGSALEGKRPVSYQHLSSSMLQKRNYENFTGNAHYRPNDKKT